A genomic stretch from Budorcas taxicolor isolate Tak-1 chromosome 15, Takin1.1, whole genome shotgun sequence includes:
- the SCN4B gene encoding sodium channel subunit beta-4: MPGARDQGAARARWLGTGLLGLFLFPVSLSLEVSVGKATTIYAVNGTEILLPCTFSSCFGFENLHFWWSYNSSDTYKILIDGTVKNEKSDPKVKLKDDDRITLEGSTKEKMNNISISLKNLEFSDTGKYTCHVKNPKENYFQHQATIFLQVVDKLEEVDNTVTLIILGVVGGVIGLLIFILLVKKFIAFIIKKTQEKKKECLVSSSGNDNTENGLPGSKVEEKAPTKV; the protein is encoded by the exons ATGCCCGGGGCTCGGGACCAAGGCGCAGCCCGGGCGAGATGGCTGGGCACTGGGCTTTTGG GTCTCTTCCTGTTCCCGGTGTCCCTGTCGCTGGAGGTGTCTGTGGGAAAGGCCACCACCATCTACGCTGTCAACGGCACGGAGATCCTGCTACCCTGCACCTTCTCCAGCTGCTTTGGCTTCGAGAACCTACACTTCTGGTGGTCCTACAACAGCAGTGATACATACAAGATC CTCATAGATGGGACTGTGAAGAATGAGAAATCGGACCCCAAGGTGAAATTGAAAGATGATGACCGCATCACTCTGGAGGGCTCCACGAAGGAGAAAATGAACAATATTTCCATTTCACTGAAGAACCTGGAGTTCAGCGACACGGGCAAATACACCTGCCACGTGAAGAACCCCAAGGAGAATTATTTTCAGCACCAGGCCACCATCTTCCTCCAAGTTGTTGATAAAT TGGAAGAAGTGGACAACACCGTGACCCTCATCATCCTGGGTGTCGTGGGCGGAGTCATTGGGCTCCTCATCTTCATCCTGCTGGTTAAGAAGTTCATTGCCTTCATCATCAAGAAGACTCAGGAGAAGAA gaAGGAGTGCCTCGTGAGTTCCTCCGGGAACGATAATACGGAGAATGGGTTGCCCGGCTCCAAGGTGGAAGAGAAAGCACCAACAAAAGTGTGA
- the SCN2B gene encoding sodium channel subunit beta-2 isoform X2 — MEVTVPNTLNVLNGSDARLPCTFNSCYTVNHKQFSLNWTYQECNNCSEEMFLQFRMKIINLKLERFRDRVEFSGNPSKYDVSVTLKKVQLEDEGTYNCYIMNPPDRHRGHGKIYLQVLMEEPPERDSTVAVIVGASVGGFLAVVILVLMVVKCVRRKKEQKLSTDDLKTEEEGKTDGEGNADDGAK, encoded by the exons ATGGAAGTCACAGTACCTAACACCCTCAACGTCCTCAATGGCTCTGATGCCCGCCTGCCCTGCACCTTCAACTCCTGCTACACCGTGAACCACAAACAGTTCTCCCTGAACTGGACTTACCAGGAGTGTAACAACTGCTCCGAGGAGATG TTCCTCCAGTTCCGCATGAAGATCATTAACCTGAAGCTGGAGCGGTTCCGAGACCGCGTGGAGTTCTCGGGGAACCCCAGCAAGTATGACGTGTCAGTCACCCTGAAGAAAGTGCAGCTGGAGGACGAGGGCACCTACAACTGCTACATCATGAACCCGCCTGACCGCCACCGCGGCCATGGCAAGATCTATCTGCAGGTCCTCATGGAAG AGCCCCCCGAGCGGGATTCCACGGTGGCCGTGATCGTGGGCGCCTCCGTCGGAGGCTTTCTGGCTGTGGTCATCttggtgctgatggtggtgaagtgcgtgaggaggaaaaaagagcAGAAACTGAGCACGGATGACCTGAAGACTGAGGAGGAGGGCAAGACCGACGGAGAGGGCAACGCGGACGACGGCGCCAAGTAA